The following proteins are co-located in the Chryseobacterium daecheongense genome:
- a CDS encoding zinc metalloprotease, with amino-acid sequence MKKLLFGILALGFMSACNSDNVSNQGEETANKSATASDLANRRSCPSEEIRKQTLQNNPELRQKYAAIEANTERFANAIKMGKVLADGTVEIPVVVNVLYNTSAQNVSDARIAEQIAVLNADYGGTNSDVNKIPTEFQSVKSGDVKVRFRLANTVRKSTTKTSWSTNDAMKKASSGGIDATNPTNYFNIWVVGSMGQVLGYATFPESAGLWNDGVVIAAPYFGKTGASSPFNLGRTATHEVGHYLNLRHIWGDANCGNDQVADTPTQTGANYNKPTYPVYNTCSGVSRSIMFMNYMDYVDDAAMFMFSAGQKTRMQAVVSSSGPRAGLRVL; translated from the coding sequence ATGAAAAAACTATTATTTGGAATCCTGGCATTAGGATTCATGTCTGCTTGTAACAGCGACAATGTTTCAAATCAAGGTGAAGAGACTGCAAACAAATCTGCAACTGCTTCAGATTTAGCCAACAGAAGATCTTGTCCTTCAGAAGAAATCAGAAAGCAAACACTTCAGAACAATCCTGAACTCAGACAAAAGTATGCAGCTATTGAAGCGAATACTGAAAGATTTGCAAACGCAATTAAAATGGGGAAAGTTCTTGCAGATGGTACTGTTGAAATCCCTGTGGTAGTAAATGTATTGTACAATACTTCTGCACAAAATGTTTCTGATGCCAGAATAGCAGAGCAAATTGCTGTTCTTAATGCTGACTACGGAGGTACGAACAGTGATGTAAATAAAATACCAACAGAATTTCAATCTGTAAAATCAGGGGATGTAAAAGTGAGATTCAGACTAGCAAATACCGTAAGAAAATCTACAACTAAAACAAGCTGGAGCACTAATGATGCCATGAAAAAAGCTTCTTCCGGAGGTATTGATGCCACCAATCCTACCAACTATTTCAACATCTGGGTAGTAGGCAGCATGGGACAAGTTCTTGGATATGCGACCTTCCCTGAATCAGCAGGATTATGGAATGATGGGGTGGTGATTGCAGCTCCTTATTTTGGAAAAACAGGAGCATCTTCTCCTTTCAATTTGGGAAGAACGGCTACTCATGAAGTAGGACACTATTTAAATCTTAGACATATCTGGGGTGATGCAAATTGCGGAAACGATCAGGTAGCGGATACACCTACACAAACAGGAGCTAATTATAACAAACCTACATATCCTGTATACAATACTTGTAGTGGGGTATCAAGATCTATTATGTTCATGAACTATATGGACTATGTAGATGATGCTGCAATGTTTATGTTCTCTGCAGGGCAAAAAACAAGAATGCAGGCAGTTGTAAGTTCTTCTGGTCCTAGAGCAGGTTTAAGAGTATTATAA
- a CDS encoding response regulator transcription factor, which yields MKKTIVIVDDHILIAKALEGIIDNFKDFEVIYVCENGKDLIQKFENNNKIPDIILLDISMPIMDGFETVLWLKENHPDIKVMALSMQGDDKSVIKMIKNGAKGYLLKNTHPKELETALVKLNTEGFFYPEWASRIIFSNLNNETESKDTVRISEREKEFLKYTVTELSYKEIADKMCCSPRTVESYRDQLCEKLDLKTRVGLAVFAMKNGFD from the coding sequence ATGAAAAAAACAATTGTTATCGTTGACGACCACATCCTTATTGCGAAGGCATTGGAAGGTATTATTGACAACTTTAAAGATTTTGAAGTTATTTATGTCTGTGAAAACGGAAAAGATCTTATTCAGAAATTCGAAAATAACAATAAAATTCCTGATATTATCTTACTCGACATCAGCATGCCAATTATGGACGGTTTCGAAACCGTGTTATGGCTCAAAGAAAACCACCCCGATATTAAAGTAATGGCCTTGAGCATGCAAGGGGATGACAAAAGCGTCATCAAAATGATAAAAAACGGGGCAAAAGGGTATTTATTAAAAAACACCCACCCTAAAGAACTGGAAACAGCTCTTGTGAAATTAAATACGGAAGGATTCTTTTATCCGGAATGGGCGTCACGCATTATATTTTCTAATCTGAACAATGAAACTGAATCTAAAGATACAGTGCGGATTTCTGAGCGTGAAAAAGAATTCCTGAAATATACAGTTACTGAACTAAGTTATAAAGAAATAGCTGATAAAATGTGCTGCAGCCCAAGAACTGTGGAAAGTTACAGAGACCAGCTTTGTGAAAAATTAGATTTGAAAACCCGTGTGGGACTCGCTGTTTTCGCCATGAAAAATGGATTCGACTAG
- a CDS encoding phosphatase PAP2 family protein: protein MMNKLVLAFFMLLTLCLYKAQDTLQQENNLSHSISEPPALSEKVPFLKKEWVQKSIAPTLLFTASAATWGERKNIRDIRNRYLPDFKASFDDYLQYAPAATVYGLKLAGIKGRNNIGRATLSYATSLAIMGIIVNSIKYTSKVERPDASAKNSFPSGHAAMAFANASFLHKEYGLVNPAYSIGGYGAATLTGLGRNLNNRHWMPDILAGAGVGIISTELGYFFIDKFYKNKGDNLSLLSRIESNGYPSFLSIKVGSALATTNFLKESELDNRKQVGFDAGLEGAYFFSKKWGIGGDLSFSSFPIKPQRLTLDDEEHYENFDITTQSLGFLNFGLGPYFSHEFAKNWEVMLKATGGYSIPASGKIFVKSEHIGTPDNQLELATYKPSKAFRLNLGSAITYKFNPELGITAYAEYNQIKSTMNYHFSDLVKDDEEMNEVFNTSFAKEKVRYITIGLRLTAYF from the coding sequence ATGATGAATAAATTAGTATTAGCATTTTTTATGCTGCTTACCTTATGCCTATACAAGGCACAGGATACTCTTCAGCAAGAAAACAATCTCTCTCATTCTATTTCAGAACCTCCCGCACTTTCAGAGAAGGTACCTTTCTTAAAAAAAGAATGGGTCCAAAAATCAATTGCCCCAACATTATTATTTACCGCTTCAGCTGCTACCTGGGGTGAGCGTAAAAACATCCGTGACATAAGAAATCGATATCTGCCGGATTTTAAGGCTAGTTTTGACGATTACCTTCAATATGCTCCTGCTGCTACGGTGTACGGTTTGAAGTTAGCGGGAATTAAAGGACGTAATAATATTGGAAGAGCTACTTTATCTTATGCCACAAGTTTAGCTATTATGGGAATCATCGTCAATTCTATAAAGTACACATCTAAAGTTGAACGTCCGGATGCATCAGCCAAAAACTCTTTTCCATCCGGGCACGCTGCAATGGCTTTTGCCAACGCCAGCTTTCTACACAAGGAGTATGGACTCGTAAATCCGGCTTACAGTATTGGAGGATATGGCGCAGCTACATTGACAGGACTTGGAAGAAACCTGAATAACAGACATTGGATGCCTGATATTCTTGCGGGTGCAGGAGTAGGGATTATTTCTACTGAATTAGGATATTTTTTCATTGATAAATTTTACAAGAATAAAGGAGATAATCTAAGCCTGCTTTCCAGGATAGAAAGTAACGGATATCCTTCTTTTCTGTCTATAAAAGTGGGATCAGCACTCGCCACCACAAACTTCCTGAAAGAATCTGAGCTCGATAACAGAAAGCAGGTTGGCTTTGATGCAGGATTAGAAGGAGCCTATTTTTTTTCAAAAAAATGGGGAATTGGAGGAGATCTTAGCTTTAGTAGTTTCCCGATCAAACCTCAAAGACTTACTTTGGATGATGAGGAACACTATGAAAACTTTGATATCACGACTCAGTCATTAGGATTTCTCAATTTTGGTTTGGGTCCATATTTTTCTCATGAATTTGCAAAAAACTGGGAAGTCATGTTAAAAGCTACAGGTGGCTATTCAATACCTGCAAGCGGAAAAATTTTTGTTAAAAGTGAGCATATTGGCACTCCAGACAATCAATTGGAGCTGGCAACTTATAAACCTTCAAAGGCTTTCAGGCTTAATTTAGGAAGTGCTATCACTTATAAATTCAATCCTGAACTCGGGATTACCGCCTACGCCGAATACAACCAGATTAAGTCCACGATGAATTACCACTTTAGCGACCTGGTAAAAGACGACGAAGAAATGAACGAAGTATTCAACACTTCTTTTGCTAAAGAAAAAGTTAGATATATAACGATTGGATTAAGATTAACAGCTTATTTCTAA
- a CDS encoding histidine kinase → MGKTELLITIILFNVFFVLFVAALMVYIRKYRQRKKEYLNEIEIKNEIHQKELLATQLEIQQATMQQIGRELHDNIGQKLTLVSLYTQQLLYENKVPEVNERIEQVSQIINQSLQDLRSLSKTLTDDNINQKEIVTLIQEEVDNTNAFKKCNVSFKHNFKQLDLGFVHKNVLLRITQEFIQNSIKHAQCKNIFINLNTSSEALWELNIQDDGIGFDRANIRSNGIGLTNMKNRAEIIGADFTLESLKNKGTTVNITLKRQP, encoded by the coding sequence ATGGGGAAAACGGAACTTTTAATAACCATTATTTTATTTAACGTATTCTTTGTATTATTCGTAGCTGCGCTAATGGTATATATTAGAAAATACAGACAGCGAAAAAAAGAGTATTTAAATGAAATTGAAATAAAAAATGAAATCCATCAGAAGGAGCTCTTGGCCACTCAGCTGGAGATCCAACAGGCTACTATGCAACAGATTGGCCGTGAACTTCATGACAACATAGGACAGAAACTCACATTAGTAAGCTTGTACACTCAGCAGCTTTTATACGAAAATAAAGTTCCTGAAGTCAATGAAAGAATAGAACAGGTATCACAGATCATCAACCAATCCCTTCAGGACCTTAGAAGTCTTTCGAAAACTTTAACTGATGATAATATCAATCAAAAGGAAATCGTAACCTTAATTCAGGAAGAAGTTGATAACACCAATGCTTTTAAAAAATGTAATGTAAGCTTTAAACATAATTTTAAACAACTCGACCTTGGATTTGTACATAAGAATGTACTTTTGAGAATCACCCAGGAATTTATTCAGAACAGTATAAAACACGCCCAGTGCAAAAATATTTTCATTAACCTCAATACTTCGAGTGAAGCACTTTGGGAACTGAATATTCAGGATGATGGTATCGGATTTGACAGGGCTAACATAAGATCTAATGGCATTGGATTAACCAATATGAAAAACAGAGCGGAAATCATAGGAGCAGACTTCACTCTGGAAAGTTTAAAGAACAAAGGAACAACCGTTAATATTACACTAAAAAGACAGCCATGA